The Xanthobacter flavus genome includes a window with the following:
- a CDS encoding GNAT family N-acetyltransferase, whose protein sequence is MSDQTAPPPFPAYALSGATPRDRPAMAQLWVETWAKTMPDIDFVARLPWLESHLDGLSAGGALIRVAREGGEDGQVAGFVVIHPGTGYLDQLAVAPRVWGKGAAEALMAEARRISPTLVALDVNQDNPRAVRFYEKMGLAIVSEGANPMSGRLTYRMEWRGA, encoded by the coding sequence ATGTCCGACCAGACCGCGCCGCCCCCATTCCCCGCCTATGCCCTCTCCGGCGCCACACCCAGGGATCGTCCGGCGATGGCGCAGCTGTGGGTGGAGACCTGGGCGAAGACCATGCCCGATATCGACTTCGTCGCCCGCCTGCCCTGGCTGGAAAGCCATCTGGATGGCCTTTCAGCCGGCGGCGCGCTGATCCGCGTGGCACGGGAAGGCGGCGAAGACGGGCAGGTCGCCGGATTTGTCGTCATCCATCCCGGCACCGGCTATCTCGATCAGCTGGCCGTGGCGCCGCGGGTGTGGGGCAAGGGCGCGGCCGAGGCGCTGATGGCGGAGGCGCGACGGATCTCCCCAACCCTCGTCGCCCTCGACGTAAACCAGGACAATCCACGCGCGGTCCGCTTCTACGAGAAGATGGGGCTTGCCATCGTCTCGGAGGGCGCCAATCCCATGTCCGGCCGGCTGACCTACCGGATGGAGTGGCGCGGCGCCTGA
- a CDS encoding FAD-linked oxidase C-terminal domain-containing protein produces the protein MDGVLARLAEIVGERATRAPGVLADHGRSEAYHAATPPDVVVFPETTAEVQAVVRLCRELRLPVVAFGAGTSLEGNAAALHGGVSLDMGRMNGVLRVNAEDMDVTVQPGITRKQLNAQLRDTGLFFPIDPGADASIGGMTSTRASGTMAVRYGTMKDNVLALEVVLADGRVIRTAQRARKSAAGYDLTRLFVGAEGTLGVITQVTLKLHPQPEAISSAVCAFPDLKAAVDTAIAVIQSGVPVARVELLDAVMMRGMNLHAKLGLPEVPHLFFEFHGSKAYVAEQAETTQALAAEFGGEGFQWATTPEERSRLWHARDNTLYAGLALRPGAKAMITDVCVPISRLAECLVETAADIAESGLTAPVVGHVGDGNFHLLVLIDPASAEELARAKAFCDRLARRAIALEGTCTGEHGIGFGKMDFLPLELGDAVDVMRLVKGALDPDGILNPGKIFRPRDTQQGDAP, from the coding sequence ATGGATGGCGTCCTGGCACGGCTCGCCGAGATCGTCGGGGAACGGGCCACCCGCGCCCCCGGCGTGCTCGCCGACCACGGCCGCAGCGAGGCCTACCATGCGGCGACACCGCCGGACGTGGTGGTGTTTCCCGAAACCACCGCCGAGGTGCAGGCGGTCGTGCGCCTGTGCCGCGAGCTGAGGCTGCCGGTGGTCGCATTCGGCGCGGGCACCTCGCTGGAGGGCAATGCGGCGGCACTCCACGGCGGCGTCTCCCTCGACATGGGGCGGATGAATGGGGTGCTCAGGGTGAATGCGGAGGACATGGACGTCACCGTCCAGCCCGGCATCACCCGCAAGCAGCTCAACGCCCAGCTGCGTGATACGGGCCTCTTCTTCCCCATCGATCCCGGCGCCGACGCCTCCATCGGCGGCATGACCTCCACCCGCGCCTCGGGCACCATGGCGGTGCGCTACGGCACCATGAAGGACAATGTTCTGGCGCTGGAAGTGGTGCTGGCCGACGGCCGCGTCATCCGCACCGCGCAGCGGGCGCGCAAGTCCGCCGCCGGCTACGATCTCACCCGCCTGTTCGTGGGCGCCGAGGGCACGCTCGGCGTCATCACTCAGGTGACGCTGAAGCTGCATCCGCAGCCGGAGGCCATCTCCTCCGCCGTCTGCGCCTTCCCGGATCTGAAAGCCGCGGTGGACACGGCCATCGCCGTCATCCAGTCCGGCGTGCCGGTGGCGCGGGTGGAGCTGCTCGACGCGGTGATGATGCGCGGCATGAATTTGCACGCCAAGCTCGGCCTGCCCGAGGTGCCGCATCTTTTCTTCGAGTTCCACGGCTCCAAGGCCTATGTGGCCGAGCAGGCGGAGACCACGCAGGCGCTGGCGGCCGAGTTCGGCGGCGAGGGCTTCCAGTGGGCGACGACGCCGGAGGAGCGCAGCCGCCTCTGGCATGCCCGCGACAACACGCTTTACGCCGGCCTCGCCCTGCGCCCCGGGGCGAAGGCGATGATCACCGACGTGTGCGTGCCCATCTCCCGCCTCGCCGAATGCCTGGTGGAGACGGCGGCGGATATCGCGGAAAGCGGCCTCACCGCCCCGGTGGTGGGCCATGTGGGCGACGGCAATTTCCACCTTCTGGTGCTGATCGATCCCGCCAGCGCCGAGGAACTCGCCCGCGCCAAGGCCTTCTGCGACCGCCTCGCCCGCCGCGCCATCGCGCTGGAAGGCACCTGCACCGGCGAGCACGGCATCGGCTTCGGCAAGATGGATTTCCTGCCCCTCGAACTGGGCGACGCGGTGGACGTGATGCGCCTCGTGAAGGGCGCCCTCGATCCCGACGGCATTCTCAATCCCGGCAAGATCTTCCGGCCCCGCGACACACAGCAAGGAGACGCACCATGA
- a CDS encoding LysR family transcriptional regulator, whose product MDRLTQIEVFVKTAELRSLSRAAEALGMSNAAASRHLAALEERLSARLIERNTRRLWLTEAGQEFYQRSGTLLTELAEAEEAVNEHTLAPQGLLRVTSSLSFATIYLAPMLPQFRKLYPKLNVHIAVANRYLDFIEAGIDVAIRTRLHEPDTNIIVRRLGRMRRVLAASPAYLEEHGRPREPADLTRHDMLVYNLAQDPFSLRLTKGDAERTVRITGALDCNDGQVIRQAALSGLGILIQPLYIVQDDLASGRLVAVMQDWQLPMLTMNIAYQNRERLPAKIRVFTDYLVNYVRQASSAGIWSA is encoded by the coding sequence ATGGATCGCCTGACCCAGATCGAGGTGTTCGTGAAGACCGCCGAGCTGCGCAGCCTGTCGCGTGCGGCGGAGGCGCTGGGCATGTCCAACGCGGCGGCGAGCCGGCATCTCGCGGCGCTGGAGGAGCGGCTCTCCGCCCGCCTCATCGAGCGCAACACCCGCCGCCTGTGGCTGACCGAGGCGGGGCAGGAATTCTACCAGCGCAGCGGCACGCTCCTCACCGAACTGGCCGAAGCCGAAGAGGCGGTGAACGAGCATACCCTCGCCCCGCAGGGCCTGCTGCGGGTGACAAGCTCGCTCTCGTTCGCCACCATCTATCTCGCGCCCATGCTGCCGCAGTTCCGCAAGCTCTATCCCAAGCTCAACGTGCATATCGCGGTGGCCAACCGCTATCTCGACTTCATCGAGGCGGGCATCGACGTCGCCATCCGCACCCGCCTGCACGAGCCCGACACCAACATCATCGTGCGCCGGCTCGGACGGATGCGGCGGGTGCTGGCCGCCTCGCCGGCCTATCTGGAGGAGCACGGCCGCCCGCGTGAGCCGGCCGACCTCACGCGACACGACATGCTGGTCTACAATCTCGCGCAGGACCCCTTCTCCCTGCGCCTCACGAAAGGCGACGCGGAGCGTACCGTGCGCATCACCGGCGCGCTGGACTGCAACGACGGGCAGGTGATCCGGCAGGCCGCCCTCTCGGGGCTCGGCATCCTCATCCAGCCGCTCTACATCGTGCAGGACGACCTCGCGTCCGGGCGGCTCGTGGCCGTGATGCAGGACTGGCAGCTGCCCATGCTGACCATGAACATCGCCTACCAGAACCGCGAGCGCCTGCCGGCCAAGATCCGCGTGTTCACCGACTATCTCGTCAATTACGTGCGGCAGGCCTCGAGCGCCGGCATCTGGTCCGCCTGA
- a CDS encoding sugar ABC transporter ATP-binding protein: MATTPRLELAAPPAVPATPILELKGISKTFPGVKALDDVSFAVWPGEVHMLLGENGAGKSSLMKVLCGAYQADAGEYFHNGERVEIRSPADARRFGIAVIFQEFSLVPYLDVAQNIFLGREFPSRIPGLMDRRRLYREAQKVLDLIGLDVDPRTKVHQLGVAQQQMVEIGKALSQDARILVMDEPTAALSDRETERLFEVMRQLQAKGVALVYISHRMAEVFALGDRITVLRDGKLVGRALPGETSPDELVRMMVGRNVDMSYPRRFATEPGGVVLETRGLSSTNGIRDIDLKVRAGEIVGLCGLVGSGRTEVARAIFGADPVTAGEVHIFGRPRTGGPDATAFAGVGLIPESRKAEGLALIRTVSDNLAVAGLPKLFPSNMFSPGKARRSAQEMIQRLRIATPSPNQSVAVLSGGNQQKVVIGKWLAAGTRLFIFDEPTRGIDVGAKSEIFALIDQLVAEGAAVLMISSEQAEIVHVCDRAYVMRGKRIVGELGRADLSEENIVRMGMHDE; encoded by the coding sequence ATGGCAACGACGCCTCGCCTCGAACTGGCCGCGCCCCCGGCCGTGCCCGCCACCCCCATCCTGGAGCTGAAGGGCATCTCCAAGACCTTCCCGGGCGTGAAGGCGCTGGACGACGTATCCTTCGCCGTGTGGCCGGGCGAGGTCCACATGCTCCTCGGCGAGAACGGCGCCGGCAAGTCTTCGCTCATGAAGGTGCTCTGCGGCGCCTATCAGGCCGATGCGGGCGAATACTTCCACAACGGCGAGAGGGTGGAGATCCGCTCCCCCGCCGATGCGCGGCGCTTCGGCATCGCGGTGATCTTCCAGGAGTTCTCCCTCGTCCCCTATCTGGACGTGGCGCAGAACATCTTCCTCGGCCGCGAGTTCCCCTCGCGCATTCCAGGCCTGATGGATCGCCGCCGCCTCTATCGCGAGGCACAGAAGGTGCTGGATCTCATCGGCCTCGATGTGGACCCGCGCACCAAGGTGCACCAGCTCGGCGTCGCCCAGCAGCAGATGGTGGAGATCGGCAAGGCACTGTCGCAGGATGCCCGCATCCTCGTCATGGACGAGCCCACCGCCGCGCTGTCCGACCGCGAGACCGAGCGGCTGTTCGAGGTGATGCGCCAGCTGCAGGCGAAGGGCGTCGCCCTCGTCTACATCTCCCACCGCATGGCCGAGGTGTTCGCCCTCGGCGACCGCATCACCGTGCTGCGCGACGGCAAGCTGGTGGGCCGCGCGCTGCCCGGCGAGACCTCGCCGGACGAACTGGTGCGGATGATGGTCGGTCGCAACGTGGACATGTCCTATCCCCGCCGCTTCGCCACTGAGCCTGGCGGGGTGGTGCTGGAGACCAGGGGCCTTTCCTCCACCAACGGCATCCGCGACATCGACCTGAAGGTGCGCGCCGGCGAGATCGTCGGCCTGTGCGGCCTCGTCGGCTCGGGCCGCACGGAGGTGGCGCGCGCGATCTTCGGCGCCGATCCGGTGACGGCGGGCGAGGTGCACATCTTCGGCAGGCCGAGGACCGGCGGGCCGGACGCCACCGCCTTCGCCGGCGTCGGCCTCATCCCGGAGAGCCGGAAGGCGGAAGGCCTCGCGCTCATCCGCACGGTCAGCGACAACCTCGCCGTGGCCGGCCTGCCGAAGCTCTTCCCCAGCAACATGTTCTCCCCCGGCAAGGCGCGGCGTTCGGCGCAGGAGATGATCCAGCGCCTGCGCATCGCCACCCCCTCGCCGAACCAGAGCGTCGCCGTCCTCTCCGGCGGCAACCAGCAGAAGGTGGTGATCGGCAAGTGGCTCGCCGCCGGCACGCGCCTGTTCATCTTCGACGAGCCCACCCGCGGCATCGACGTGGGCGCGAAATCCGAGATCTTCGCCCTGATCGACCAATTGGTCGCCGAAGGGGCGGCGGTGCTCATGATCTCCTCCGAGCAGGCGGAGATCGTCCATGTCTGCGACCGCGCCTACGTCATGCGCGGCAAGCGCATCGTCGGCGAACTCGGCCGCGCCGACCTCTCCGAAGAGAACATCGTCCGAATGGGGATGCACGATGAGTGA
- a CDS encoding maleylacetate reductase: MIETFTYEALPIRVRFGRGTVAEVGAEVARLGARRALVLTTPQQAGEGERIGGLIGEACAGVFPGATMHTPVEVTDKALAALKAADADCVVALGGGSTTGLGKALALRTGVPQLVIPTTYAGSEMTPILGETQEGRKTTIRSLDVLPEVVIYDVDLTLTLPPGLSATSGVNAIAHAVEALYARDRNPVISLMAEDGIRTLSSALPILIHEPANIEARTMALYGAWLCGCCLGAVGMALHHKLCHTLGGTFNLPHAETHTIVLPHAVAYNAPAAPEAMAAITRALGAPDAAQGLFDLVRALGVPRALCDIGMPADGIETAADLAVENPYWNPRPVTRDGIRDLIARAYSGERPVAAVPAEEAA; the protein is encoded by the coding sequence ATGATCGAGACCTTCACCTACGAGGCCCTGCCCATCCGCGTCCGCTTCGGCCGCGGCACCGTCGCCGAGGTCGGTGCCGAGGTGGCGCGGCTCGGCGCGCGGCGGGCGCTGGTGCTCACCACGCCGCAGCAGGCGGGGGAGGGCGAGCGCATCGGCGGGCTCATCGGTGAAGCCTGCGCGGGGGTCTTTCCCGGCGCCACCATGCACACCCCGGTGGAGGTGACGGACAAGGCGCTCGCCGCGCTGAAGGCTGCCGACGCCGATTGCGTCGTGGCGCTGGGCGGCGGCTCCACCACCGGCCTCGGCAAGGCGCTGGCGCTGCGCACCGGGGTGCCGCAGCTCGTCATTCCCACCACCTATGCGGGTTCGGAGATGACGCCCATCCTCGGTGAGACGCAGGAGGGGCGCAAGACCACCATCCGCTCGCTGGACGTGCTGCCCGAGGTGGTCATCTACGACGTGGATCTGACGCTCACCCTTCCGCCCGGCCTCTCCGCCACCTCCGGCGTCAACGCCATCGCCCATGCGGTGGAGGCGCTCTATGCGCGGGACCGCAATCCTGTGATCTCGCTGATGGCGGAGGACGGCATCCGCACCCTCTCCTCCGCGCTGCCCATCCTCATCCACGAGCCGGCGAATATCGAGGCCCGCACGATGGCGCTCTATGGCGCGTGGCTGTGCGGCTGCTGCCTCGGCGCGGTGGGCATGGCGCTGCACCACAAGCTCTGCCACACGCTCGGCGGCACCTTCAACCTGCCCCACGCGGAGACGCACACCATCGTTCTCCCCCACGCGGTGGCCTACAACGCCCCCGCCGCGCCGGAGGCCATGGCGGCCATCACCCGCGCGCTGGGCGCGCCGGATGCGGCGCAGGGGCTGTTCGATCTGGTGCGGGCGCTCGGCGTGCCGCGCGCGCTCTGCGACATCGGAATGCCGGCGGACGGCATCGAGACGGCTGCCGACCTCGCCGTGGAAAACCCCTACTGGAACCCGCGCCCCGTGACGCGCGACGGCATCCGCGACCTCATCGCCCGCGCCTATTCGGGCGAGCGGCCGGTGGCGGCGGTGCCCGCGGAGGAGGCGGCCTGA
- a CDS encoding NAD(P)-dependent oxidoreductase, whose translation MADTLTLGWIGLGKMGLPISTRLAGAGRDIAGFDRDQERIAEAAAGGVTPAATLEEAAGRDMVFTSLPDDRALRAVALDGPLLSAMRKGAILVETSTVSPGISAEVAQVAESAGIAYLRAPVSGNAAIAHTGNLTCFVSGPRAAFDTFLPVAQDFTRAQKYLGTQEEARYAKLSVNLMIAVSAAMMGESIVLARKGNLAWQDILDVLTNSAVGSPMVHYKAKSLETRDFNSTFSCRQMAKDLDLIVGAGHAAEMAMPLATLTREIYGALIGRGEGEADFIAPVRLAEWLAGLGEPDLDKNDGRLA comes from the coding sequence ATGGCTGACACTTTGACCCTCGGCTGGATCGGGCTTGGCAAGATGGGCCTGCCCATCTCCACCCGCCTCGCCGGCGCGGGCCGCGACATCGCCGGCTTCGACCGCGATCAGGAGCGCATCGCCGAGGCCGCCGCCGGTGGCGTCACCCCGGCCGCGACGCTGGAAGAGGCGGCCGGCCGCGATATGGTCTTCACCTCGCTGCCGGACGACCGGGCGCTGCGCGCCGTGGCGTTGGACGGGCCGCTGCTCTCCGCCATGCGCAAGGGCGCGATCCTGGTGGAGACCTCCACCGTGAGTCCCGGCATCTCCGCCGAGGTGGCGCAGGTGGCGGAAAGCGCCGGCATCGCCTATCTGCGCGCGCCGGTCTCCGGCAATGCCGCGATTGCCCACACCGGCAACCTCACCTGCTTCGTCTCCGGCCCCCGCGCGGCCTTCGACACCTTCCTGCCCGTGGCGCAGGACTTCACCCGCGCGCAGAAGTATCTCGGCACGCAGGAGGAGGCGCGCTACGCCAAGCTCTCCGTGAACCTGATGATCGCCGTCTCGGCCGCCATGATGGGCGAGAGCATCGTGCTCGCCCGCAAGGGCAACCTCGCCTGGCAGGACATCCTCGACGTGCTCACCAACAGCGCGGTGGGCTCGCCGATGGTCCACTACAAGGCCAAGAGCCTGGAGACGCGCGACTTCAATTCCACTTTCTCCTGCCGGCAGATGGCCAAGGACCTCGACCTCATCGTCGGGGCCGGCCACGCCGCCGAGATGGCCATGCCCCTCGCCACGCTCACGCGGGAGATCTACGGCGCGCTCATCGGGCGCGGCGAGGGGGAGGCGGACTTCATTGCACCGGTCCGCCTTGCCGAATGGCTCGCCGGACTGGGCGAGCCGGATCTCGACAAGAATGACGGGAGGCTCGCATGA
- a CDS encoding helix-turn-helix domain-containing protein has protein sequence MKGQKLRTGAERLANWLLQRADGEGADRIPLPFEKRVLSSLPGMTPEHLSRAFAVLKTHGVTSRGAVITLADRPALAAFARPDPLIDAPE, from the coding sequence GTGAAAGGCCAGAAGCTGCGCACGGGGGCCGAGCGGCTCGCCAACTGGCTGCTCCAGCGCGCCGATGGGGAGGGCGCGGACCGCATCCCCCTGCCGTTCGAGAAACGGGTGCTGTCGTCGCTCCCGGGCATGACGCCGGAGCACCTTTCCCGCGCCTTCGCCGTGCTGAAGACCCACGGCGTGACGAGCCGGGGCGCCGTCATCACCCTCGCAGATCGCCCCGCGCTCGCCGCCTTCGCCCGGCCCGATCCGCTCATCGACGCGCCGGAGTGA
- a CDS encoding intradiol ring-cleavage dioxygenase, with the protein MRNFDQFSITEAVLERVANAPDARVREISEALVRHLHNFIREVRPTQAEWEKGIGFLTDTGHMCTGTRQEFILLSDTLGVSMLVDAINHDHQTAVTESTVLGPFYVDGPPEVANGTDISGHLEGEPMFVSGSVATLDGTPLANAIVDVWHSDVDGYYDVQHEDDGLVARARLRTDDQGRFAFWSIKPAAYPIPHDGPVGKMLEAQGRHPWRPAHVHFMIEAPGHEKLVTHVFVAGDTYLDSDAVFGVKDSLIRDFIAHAPGTAPDGRAMDAPWCALTYDFKLNPVSAAASQAA; encoded by the coding sequence ATGAGGAATTTCGACCAGTTTTCCATCACCGAGGCGGTGCTGGAGCGCGTCGCCAACGCGCCTGATGCCCGCGTCCGCGAGATCAGCGAGGCGCTCGTGCGCCACCTGCACAATTTCATCCGCGAGGTGCGCCCCACCCAGGCGGAATGGGAGAAGGGCATCGGCTTCCTCACCGATACCGGCCACATGTGCACCGGCACGCGGCAGGAGTTCATCCTGCTGTCGGACACGCTCGGCGTCTCCATGCTGGTGGACGCCATCAACCACGATCACCAGACGGCGGTCACCGAGAGCACCGTGCTCGGTCCCTTCTATGTGGACGGCCCGCCGGAGGTGGCGAACGGCACGGATATTTCCGGGCATCTGGAAGGCGAACCCATGTTCGTCTCCGGCTCGGTCGCGACGTTGGACGGCACGCCGCTCGCGAACGCCATCGTCGATGTCTGGCACTCGGACGTGGACGGCTATTACGACGTGCAGCACGAGGACGACGGCCTCGTCGCCCGCGCCCGCCTGCGCACGGACGATCAGGGCCGGTTCGCCTTCTGGTCCATCAAGCCCGCCGCCTATCCCATTCCGCACGACGGGCCGGTGGGCAAGATGCTGGAGGCGCAGGGGCGTCATCCCTGGCGGCCGGCCCATGTGCATTTCATGATCGAGGCACCCGGCCACGAGAAGCTCGTGACCCATGTGTTCGTCGCCGGCGACACCTATCTCGACAGCGACGCGGTGTTTGGGGTGAAGGATTCGCTCATCCGCGACTTCATCGCCCATGCGCCGGGCACCGCGCCGGACGGCCGGGCGATGGACGCGCCGTGGTGCGCGCTGACCTACGATTTCAAGCTCAACCCCGTATCCGCCGCGGCTTCGCAGGCGGCGTAA
- a CDS encoding amidohydrolase family protein: MGARTLICGATILSMEPAIGDLKTGDILIADGRIAAIAPRIEAADAEQVDAKGRICVPGFVNAHMHTWQTGLRSLAADWTLLEYFRWVHAGLATRFRPDDIGIATLVGALGQIDAGTTTLVDWCHNNPTPDHTDAAVEALAESGIRAAFFHGSPKPDAKPGEPHFSEVPHPRAEIERLRRGPFASDDGLLTLGLAILGPHYSTMEVARADFRLAREFGLVASMHQGGGAAKTPGGWETLIAEGLVGPGINVVHGNDLSDELFSRLVDLGASFSVTPENEMTQGHGFPVTGRLLKRGAAPSLGVDLESVLAGDMMGVARIALGMQRVLDNTDSRRDTGAIPPTSTVRVRQALEWITIEGARMLGLDARIGSLAPGKQADLVLIDARALHLQPVHDPVATVVMQAGRGDVEAVMIAGRFMKKNRTLLATGLDEKLARLTASGTRIVDELGLGKKAA, encoded by the coding sequence ATGGGCGCGCGCACCCTCATCTGTGGCGCCACCATCCTCTCGATGGAGCCGGCCATCGGCGACCTCAAGACGGGCGACATCCTGATCGCGGATGGCCGCATCGCCGCCATCGCCCCGCGCATCGAGGCGGCGGACGCCGAGCAGGTGGACGCGAAGGGCCGCATCTGCGTGCCCGGCTTCGTGAATGCGCATATGCATACCTGGCAGACGGGGCTAAGGAGCCTCGCCGCCGACTGGACGCTGCTGGAATATTTCCGCTGGGTCCACGCGGGCCTTGCCACCCGCTTCCGCCCCGACGACATCGGTATTGCCACCCTTGTGGGCGCGCTCGGCCAGATCGATGCCGGCACCACCACGCTGGTGGACTGGTGCCACAACAACCCGACGCCCGACCACACCGACGCGGCGGTGGAGGCCCTGGCCGAAAGCGGCATCCGCGCTGCCTTCTTCCACGGCTCGCCGAAGCCCGATGCCAAGCCAGGCGAGCCGCATTTCTCCGAAGTGCCGCATCCGCGCGCCGAGATCGAGCGGCTGCGGCGCGGCCCGTTCGCCAGCGACGACGGGCTGCTGACGCTGGGCCTCGCCATTCTCGGCCCACATTATTCGACCATGGAGGTCGCGCGCGCCGATTTCAGGCTCGCCCGCGAATTCGGCCTCGTCGCCTCCATGCACCAGGGCGGCGGCGCGGCGAAGACGCCGGGCGGCTGGGAGACGCTGATCGCCGAGGGGCTGGTCGGCCCCGGCATCAACGTTGTCCACGGCAACGACCTTTCGGACGAGCTGTTCTCCCGCCTCGTGGACCTCGGCGCCTCCTTCTCGGTGACGCCGGAAAACGAGATGACGCAGGGCCACGGCTTCCCCGTCACCGGCCGCCTGCTGAAGCGCGGCGCGGCGCCGTCCCTCGGGGTCGATCTGGAAAGCGTGCTGGCCGGCGACATGATGGGCGTCGCGCGCATCGCCCTCGGCATGCAGCGGGTGCTCGACAATACGGACAGCCGCCGCGACACCGGCGCCATTCCGCCCACGTCCACGGTGCGGGTTCGGCAGGCGCTGGAATGGATCACCATCGAGGGCGCGCGGATGCTGGGCCTCGACGCCCGCATCGGCTCCCTCGCCCCCGGCAAGCAGGCGGACCTCGTCCTGATCGACGCCCGCGCGCTGCATCTCCAGCCGGTGCATGATCCCGTCGCCACCGTGGTGATGCAGGCGGGGCGCGGCGACGTGGAGGCGGTGATGATCGCCGGTCGTTTCATGAAGAAGAACAGGACGCTGCTCGCCACCGGCCTCGACGAGAAGCTCGCCCGGCTTACCGCCTCGGGCACGCGCATCGTCGATGAGCTCGGCCTCGGCAAAAAGGCGGCGTGA
- a CDS encoding DUF2239 family protein yields MSFFPARPCTAFAGTRLLRSGPLVEVAMAVKAAMAEDSAPLLVFDDTTGRVIDLDLRGSDAEVIARLDMPKTPAMAEPSPPAKGRGRPKLGVVAREVTLLPRHWDWLAAQPSGASATLRRLVDEARRREAPQQQRRTAQSAAYHFMQALAGDFAGYEEATRALFADDRDGLVRTTAGWPADVRAHVLRLAFDA; encoded by the coding sequence ATGTCCTTTTTCCCCGCCAGACCTTGCACCGCCTTCGCCGGAACACGCCTTCTCCGCAGCGGCCCTCTCGTCGAGGTGGCGATGGCGGTGAAGGCGGCGATGGCAGAGGACAGCGCCCCGCTTCTCGTCTTCGACGATACGACCGGCCGCGTGATCGATCTCGACCTGCGTGGCAGCGACGCCGAAGTCATCGCCCGCCTGGATATGCCGAAGACACCGGCCATGGCCGAACCAAGCCCTCCGGCCAAAGGCCGTGGTCGCCCCAAGCTTGGCGTCGTCGCCCGCGAGGTGACCCTTCTGCCCCGGCACTGGGACTGGCTCGCAGCCCAGCCGAGCGGTGCTTCCGCCACCTTGCGCCGGCTCGTGGACGAGGCCCGACGTCGGGAAGCCCCACAGCAGCAGCGCCGCACCGCGCAGTCCGCCGCCTATCATTTCATGCAGGCGCTGGCCGGCGACTTCGCGGGCTATGAGGAAGCCACCCGCGCCCTGTTCGCAGACGACCGGGACGGGCTGGTGCGGACGACCGCAGGCTGGCCCGCGGACGTACGCGCTCATGTCCTGCGCCTCGCCTTCGACGCCTGA